A genomic window from Microbacterium sp. H1-D42 includes:
- a CDS encoding NAD(P)H-dependent oxidoreductase: MSSTPRISVIVGSARPVRIGRQLADSVASTLSTNLDAEIQILDLAEVALPMLDEPLMAGMNQYQNAHTVAWANLIAESDGVIFVTPQYNAGYPAALKNAIDYIYAEWKNKPSAIISYGGRGGLASAAQLRQVLEFIGLDLVDTDASFTIAQTDYTPEWSLGDSDAVVARYADDVRALGDAVLAKIDAEEEAEAA; the protein is encoded by the coding sequence TTGTCCTCCACCCCTCGCATCAGTGTCATCGTCGGCAGCGCACGCCCCGTGCGCATCGGCCGCCAGCTCGCCGACTCGGTCGCCTCGACCCTGTCCACGAACCTCGACGCCGAGATCCAGATCCTCGACCTCGCTGAGGTCGCGCTGCCCATGCTCGATGAGCCGCTGATGGCAGGTATGAACCAGTACCAGAACGCGCACACGGTCGCGTGGGCGAACCTGATCGCCGAGAGCGACGGCGTGATCTTCGTCACCCCGCAGTACAACGCCGGCTACCCCGCTGCACTGAAGAACGCCATCGACTACATCTACGCCGAGTGGAAGAACAAGCCGAGCGCCATCATCAGCTACGGCGGCCGCGGCGGCCTCGCATCGGCTGCCCAGCTGCGCCAGGTGCTGGAGTTCATCGGCCTCGACCTCGTCGACACCGATGCGTCGTTCACGATCGCACAGACCGATTACACCCCTGAGTGGTCGCTGGGCGATTCAGATGCGGTCGTCGCCCGCTACGCCGACGACGTGCGCGCCCTTGGCGACGCCGTCCTGGCGAAGATCGACGCCGAAGAAGAGGCCGAGGCGGCCTGA
- a CDS encoding AraC family transcriptional regulator, with translation MDTASDTFAAFVDRLAEAMADDQAGRIDAAALASGFGFSRYHFDRLIRQMADESPGAFRRRILLERAAFRMLTTDALLIDIAVDAGYGSHEAFTRAFQRSFGEAPAQWRRQPGQIRIAAANDVHFHPPGSIRLPPRDEVTEMDLLTSMVEHHVRLTGEMIAVAGRLDDAELDQPIVLDVDEDVQTIRSLLARLVGQLAMWNAVMAGRSYDLSVEAGQSLGEMRGILDVEGPAFLAHVRDVTSENRLDETFVDASGEPVEMISYGGNLAHILTFAAHRRTLVLLALDAHGQGELGWGDPRFAVAEARG, from the coding sequence ATGGATACGGCATCAGACACCTTCGCCGCCTTCGTCGACCGCCTCGCCGAGGCGATGGCCGATGATCAGGCCGGGCGCATCGACGCTGCCGCGCTCGCGAGCGGCTTCGGCTTCTCGCGCTACCACTTCGATCGGCTGATCCGGCAGATGGCGGATGAGTCGCCGGGGGCCTTCCGTCGCCGCATCCTGCTCGAGCGGGCGGCATTCCGGATGCTGACCACCGACGCTCTGCTGATCGACATCGCCGTCGATGCCGGCTACGGCTCGCATGAGGCGTTCACCCGGGCATTCCAGCGGTCATTCGGCGAAGCGCCGGCGCAGTGGCGCAGGCAGCCGGGGCAGATCCGCATCGCCGCGGCGAACGACGTGCACTTCCACCCACCGGGGAGCATCCGGCTCCCCCCGAGAGATGAGGTAACCGAAATGGATCTTCTGACAAGCATGGTGGAGCACCACGTCCGCCTGACCGGCGAGATGATCGCCGTCGCGGGCAGGCTCGACGATGCTGAGCTCGACCAGCCGATCGTCCTGGATGTCGACGAGGATGTGCAGACCATCCGGTCGCTGCTGGCCAGGCTCGTCGGGCAGCTGGCGATGTGGAACGCCGTGATGGCGGGCCGTTCGTACGATCTGTCTGTCGAGGCGGGCCAGTCGCTCGGTGAGATGCGCGGGATCCTCGACGTCGAGGGCCCGGCGTTCCTCGCGCATGTGCGCGACGTCACGTCCGAGAACCGGCTCGATGAGACGTTCGTGGATGCCAGTGGCGAGCCTGTCGAGATGATCAGCTACGGCGGCAACCTCGCGCACATCCTCACCTTCGCCGCGCACCGCCGCACCCTGGTGCTGCTGGCGCTGGATGCCCACGGCCAGGGCGAGCTGGGTTGGGGCGATCCGCGGTTCGCGGTCGCTGAAGCCCGCGGGTGA
- the manD gene encoding D-mannonate dehydratase ManD, translated as MRIDKAEVIVTSPDRNFVTLKITTADGLTGLGDATLNGRELSVVAYLSEHVVPLLIGADASRIEDTWQFLYRSAYWRRGPVTMAAIAAVDMALWDIKAKAAGMPLYQLLGGASRRGLLAYGHASGKELPELFDSIRSHQEQGYRAIRVQTGVPGLKAIYGIASQAADTGGGEARYDHEPARRGAKPVEEDWDTRAYLRHLPGVFEAVRNEFGAEIPLLHDGHHRMTPLQAAKLGKDLEPYDLFWLEDCTPAENQEALRLVRQHTTTPLAIGEIFNTVWDFKDLIRDQLIDYVRGAVTHMGGITPLKKTVDYAAIYQIKSGFHGPTDISPVGMAAQMHLGLAIHNFGIQEYMQHGAKTDQVFEQSFTWTDGLLHPGDQPGIGVELNTDEAGKYPYEQAYLPYNRLLDGTVHDW; from the coding sequence ATGCGGATCGACAAGGCCGAGGTCATCGTCACCAGCCCTGACCGGAACTTCGTCACCCTCAAAATCACCACCGCCGACGGACTCACCGGACTCGGCGATGCGACCCTGAACGGCCGCGAGCTGTCGGTCGTCGCGTATCTGAGCGAGCACGTCGTGCCGCTGCTGATCGGCGCCGATGCGTCGCGCATCGAAGACACCTGGCAGTTCCTGTACCGCAGCGCCTACTGGCGCCGAGGACCGGTCACCATGGCCGCCATCGCCGCGGTCGACATGGCACTGTGGGACATCAAGGCCAAGGCCGCCGGCATGCCGCTCTACCAGCTGCTCGGTGGCGCTTCGCGCCGCGGCCTGCTGGCCTACGGACACGCCTCCGGCAAGGAGCTGCCCGAGCTGTTCGACTCGATCCGCTCTCACCAGGAGCAGGGCTACCGGGCGATCCGCGTACAGACCGGGGTGCCGGGCCTGAAGGCCATCTACGGCATCGCGTCGCAGGCGGCCGACACCGGTGGCGGCGAGGCCCGCTACGACCACGAGCCGGCACGTCGCGGCGCGAAGCCGGTGGAAGAGGACTGGGACACCAGGGCCTACCTGCGCCACCTGCCCGGCGTGTTCGAGGCGGTCCGCAACGAGTTCGGTGCCGAGATCCCCCTGCTGCACGACGGCCACCACCGCATGACTCCGCTGCAGGCTGCGAAGCTGGGCAAGGACCTCGAGCCCTACGACCTGTTCTGGCTCGAGGACTGCACTCCTGCCGAGAACCAGGAGGCGCTGCGCCTGGTCCGCCAGCACACCACCACGCCGCTGGCCATCGGCGAGATCTTCAACACGGTCTGGGACTTCAAGGACCTGATCCGCGATCAGCTCATCGACTACGTCCGCGGCGCTGTCACCCACATGGGCGGCATCACCCCGCTGAAGAAGACCGTCGACTACGCGGCGATCTACCAGATCAAGTCGGGCTTCCACGGCCCGACCGACATCTCTCCCGTCGGCATGGCGGCGCAGATGCACCTGGGGCTGGCGATCCACAACTTCGGCATCCAGGAGTACATGCAGCACGGCGCCAAGACCGATCAGGTCTTCGAGCAGTCCTTCACCTGGACCGACGGCCTGCTGCACCCCGGCGACCAGCCAGGCATCGGCGTCGAGCTCAACACCGACGAGGCCGGCAAGTACCCCTACGAGCAGGCCTACCTGCCGTACAACCGCCTGCTCGACGGCACCGTCCACGACTGGTGA
- a CDS encoding gluconokinase: MTDIDAGDAPSHDPLVVMGVSGVGKTTIAMLVSERLGMPFIDADDLHGAANVAKMSAGIPLTDEDRMPWLQRVGEALDQHPTPVVACSALKRSYRDALRAHAPRVRFVMLAADLERLSDQVSHREDHFMPPALLQSQLNTLEPLESDEPGVVIRVDAGPEVLADRVIAQLG; the protein is encoded by the coding sequence ATGACTGACATCGACGCCGGAGACGCCCCCTCACACGACCCGCTCGTCGTGATGGGCGTCTCCGGCGTCGGCAAGACGACGATCGCGATGCTCGTCAGCGAACGGCTCGGCATGCCGTTCATCGACGCCGACGACCTGCACGGCGCCGCGAACGTGGCGAAGATGAGCGCGGGCATCCCGCTCACCGACGAGGATCGGATGCCATGGCTGCAGCGCGTCGGTGAGGCGCTCGACCAGCATCCGACGCCGGTCGTCGCGTGCTCGGCGCTCAAGCGCTCTTACCGCGACGCGCTGCGCGCACACGCGCCGCGAGTGCGGTTCGTCATGCTTGCCGCCGACCTCGAGCGCCTGAGCGACCAGGTCTCGCATCGCGAAGACCACTTCATGCCGCCAGCGCTGCTGCAGTCGCAGCTCAACACGCTCGAGCCCCTCGAGTCGGATGAGCCCGGCGTGGTGATCCGCGTCGACGCCGGTCCGGAGGTTCTCGCGGATCGGGTGATCGCGCAGCTCGGCTGA
- a CDS encoding TraR/DksA family transcriptional regulator — MSDVRANLEKLRADAAVRAAAAASTLAELLRVRQGSNDDDEHDPEGVTLSSEWSRLSALSDAAADELRRFDAALARVDAGTYGVCANCGKPIPAARLAVRPFAELCVPCAEAI, encoded by the coding sequence ATGAGTGACGTGCGCGCGAACCTCGAGAAGCTGAGGGCGGATGCTGCCGTGCGCGCTGCGGCGGCAGCATCCACCCTCGCCGAACTCTTACGCGTCCGGCAGGGATCCAACGACGACGACGAGCACGACCCCGAGGGGGTCACGCTGTCGTCGGAGTGGTCGCGCCTGTCGGCGCTGTCGGATGCTGCCGCCGACGAACTGCGCCGATTCGACGCTGCGCTCGCACGCGTCGATGCAGGCACCTACGGGGTGTGTGCGAACTGCGGCAAGCCGATCCCGGCTGCGCGCCTGGCGGTGCGGCCGTTCGCCGAGCTGTGCGTCCCGTGCGCGGAGGCCATCTGA
- a CDS encoding FAD-dependent oxidoreductase: protein MRVIIIGGVAGGMSAATRLRRLDENAEIIVIEQGDYVSFANCGLPYYVGGVIAERQSLLLQTPQSLRARFNLDVRTRQTAVAIDRAARTVAIRDARSGEVAHESYDHLVLATGATSRDVFAQVDGGPVVSTLRTMDDVDRITLALDEVPGAGRAVVAGGGFIGLEAVENLVHRGLDVTLVQHSAHPLSPLDPEMAAIVVDELRARGVELRTHTSVDALDADGVHLDDGSIVPADIVIDARGVRPAASIATAAGLVAGPTGGIAVDALQRTSDPRIFAVGDAVEKIDAISAEPTLVTMAGLANRHGRTVADVIAWEAGLLDERPADALPAVGTSIVGVFGLAVAMVGWNEKRLSDAGREHRVIHAHPVDHAAYYPGAERLTMKLIVDPDTDLILGAQVIGRSGADKRIDIIATTMQAGLTATQLSRLELAYAPQYGSAKDPVNMLGYIADNAATGLTDSIQWHELSAAVDAGATVIDVRTESEYERGAIPGSLNVSVDDLRTRIDELPHGELIVHCQVGQRGHTAVRLLRQHGRSARNLDGGYLTWHAGMRMRAGTRTNTTKPAVKELA from the coding sequence ATGCGCGTGATCATCATCGGCGGCGTCGCCGGCGGCATGTCGGCAGCCACCCGCCTGCGTCGACTCGACGAGAACGCCGAGATCATCGTGATCGAGCAGGGCGACTACGTCAGCTTCGCCAATTGCGGCCTGCCGTACTACGTCGGCGGTGTCATCGCCGAGCGTCAGTCCCTGCTGCTGCAGACGCCGCAGTCGCTGCGCGCCCGATTCAACCTCGACGTGCGCACCCGTCAGACCGCCGTCGCGATCGACCGGGCGGCGCGCACCGTCGCCATCCGCGACGCCCGCTCCGGTGAGGTCGCGCACGAGTCCTACGATCACCTGGTCCTCGCCACGGGCGCGACCTCGCGTGATGTATTCGCTCAGGTCGATGGCGGCCCCGTGGTCTCGACCCTGCGCACCATGGACGACGTCGACCGCATCACCCTCGCTCTCGACGAGGTGCCAGGAGCCGGTCGCGCCGTCGTCGCAGGCGGCGGATTCATCGGGCTCGAGGCCGTCGAGAACCTGGTGCACCGCGGACTCGACGTCACCCTCGTGCAGCACAGCGCCCACCCGCTCAGCCCCCTCGACCCCGAGATGGCCGCGATCGTCGTCGACGAATTGCGCGCCCGCGGCGTCGAGCTGCGCACGCACACGTCGGTTGACGCGCTGGACGCGGACGGCGTGCACCTCGACGACGGCAGCATCGTGCCAGCCGACATCGTGATCGATGCCCGTGGCGTGCGCCCGGCAGCATCCATCGCCACGGCCGCTGGACTCGTCGCAGGACCCACCGGCGGCATCGCCGTCGACGCACTGCAGCGCACCAGCGACCCGCGCATCTTCGCCGTCGGCGACGCCGTGGAGAAGATCGACGCGATCTCGGCCGAGCCGACGCTGGTCACGATGGCGGGGCTCGCGAACCGCCACGGCCGCACCGTCGCCGACGTCATCGCGTGGGAGGCCGGGCTGCTCGACGAGCGGCCCGCTGATGCGCTGCCCGCCGTCGGCACGTCGATCGTCGGCGTCTTCGGCCTGGCTGTCGCGATGGTCGGGTGGAACGAGAAGCGGCTGTCGGATGCTGGGCGCGAGCACCGCGTCATCCACGCGCACCCCGTCGACCACGCCGCGTACTACCCAGGGGCAGAGCGACTGACGATGAAGCTGATCGTCGATCCAGACACCGACCTCATCCTCGGCGCACAGGTCATCGGACGCAGCGGCGCCGACAAGCGCATCGACATCATCGCGACCACCATGCAAGCCGGGCTCACCGCCACCCAGCTGAGCCGTCTCGAGCTCGCCTACGCTCCGCAGTACGGCTCGGCGAAGGACCCGGTGAACATGCTCGGCTACATCGCCGACAACGCCGCGACCGGTCTGACCGACAGCATCCAATGGCACGAGCTCTCGGCTGCGGTGGATGCCGGCGCGACCGTCATCGATGTGCGCACCGAGTCGGAGTACGAGCGCGGCGCGATCCCAGGCAGCCTCAACGTCTCGGTCGACGACCTGCGCACACGGATCGACGAGCTGCCCCACGGCGAGCTGATCGTGCACTGCCAGGTCGGCCAGCGCGGCCACACCGCCGTGCGGCTGCTGCGCCAGCACGGTCGCTCGGCCCGCAACCTCGACGGCGGCTACCTCACGTGGCACGCCGGAATGCGGATGCGCGCCGGCACCCGCACGAATACGACGAAACCCGCAGTGAAGGAGTTGGCATGA
- a CDS encoding mannitol dehydrogenase family protein, whose translation MTTGTPLTRANLAARTGRPADPAPVRIAHLGLGAFHRAHQAWYTDVSDAENAWGIRSFTGRSATAADELAPQDGLFTLIERSADGDRSQVIDSIVDAVDGARPGAIADTVASADVSVVTLTITEAGYAVDGDGRPDVTQDVVASDVSLLTTQFASARIDAEAVPRTALGRLLLGIEQRRRADAGALAIVPCDNLPGNGELTRDALYGLAALAGSAALEAHLRESVSFVTTSIDRITPKTTAEDIAEVAASTGWADHAPVVTEPFRDWVLSGDFAAGRPEWERAGARFVDDIDPFERRKLWLLNGAHSLLAYAGPLRGHATVADAIADPVLRDQVQEFWNEASAHLPEGLDVPAYREALLERFDNGRIQHHLAQIGQDGSTKLRVRIAPVLLAERAAGREAEAAVRTLAAWIAMGAAGRLPADRSAPAELASTGSEGDVVRLLAHIDPRLIEDPALVTSVAGAVADLRTR comes from the coding sequence GTGACGACCGGAACGCCCCTCACCCGCGCAAACCTCGCCGCCCGCACTGGTCGGCCGGCCGACCCGGCTCCGGTGCGCATCGCGCACCTCGGCCTCGGCGCATTCCACCGCGCGCATCAGGCCTGGTACACCGACGTCTCTGATGCAGAGAACGCCTGGGGCATCCGCTCCTTCACCGGACGTTCCGCGACGGCAGCTGACGAACTCGCACCGCAGGACGGGCTGTTCACGCTCATCGAGCGCTCGGCCGACGGCGACCGCTCGCAGGTGATCGACTCGATCGTCGACGCCGTCGACGGAGCGCGCCCAGGTGCGATCGCCGACACCGTGGCATCCGCTGACGTGTCGGTGGTGACCCTGACGATCACCGAGGCGGGGTACGCCGTCGACGGCGACGGCCGGCCCGACGTGACGCAGGATGTCGTGGCATCCGACGTCTCGCTGTTGACGACGCAGTTCGCGAGCGCGCGCATCGACGCTGAAGCCGTGCCGCGCACCGCTCTCGGTCGGCTGCTGCTCGGCATCGAGCAGCGACGACGAGCGGATGCCGGTGCACTGGCCATCGTGCCCTGCGACAACCTGCCAGGCAACGGCGAGCTGACGCGCGATGCGCTGTATGGTCTCGCCGCCCTCGCTGGCAGCGCCGCGCTGGAGGCGCACCTGCGCGAGAGCGTGTCGTTCGTGACGACGTCGATCGACCGCATCACGCCCAAGACCACCGCCGAGGATATCGCCGAGGTCGCTGCCAGCACCGGCTGGGCGGATCACGCACCCGTGGTGACCGAGCCGTTCCGCGACTGGGTGCTCAGCGGTGATTTCGCCGCCGGACGCCCGGAGTGGGAGCGTGCGGGCGCACGGTTCGTCGACGACATCGACCCGTTCGAGCGCCGCAAGCTCTGGCTGCTGAACGGCGCCCACTCGCTGCTCGCCTACGCCGGTCCGCTGCGCGGACATGCCACGGTCGCTGACGCGATCGCCGATCCCGTGCTGCGCGATCAGGTGCAGGAGTTCTGGAACGAGGCATCCGCTCATCTGCCAGAGGGGCTGGACGTGCCCGCCTACCGCGAGGCGCTGCTCGAGCGCTTCGACAACGGCCGCATTCAGCACCACCTCGCGCAGATCGGTCAGGACGGCAGCACCAAGCTGCGCGTGCGGATCGCACCGGTGCTGCTGGCCGAGCGGGCGGCCGGCCGTGAGGCTGAGGCCGCCGTGCGCACGCTTGCCGCGTGGATCGCGATGGGTGCCGCCGGGCGCCTGCCGGCGGATCGCAGCGCGCCTGCCGAGCTGGCGTCGACCGGTTCGGAGGGCGACGTCGTGCGCCTTCTTGCACATATCGACCCGCGCCTGATCGAGGATCCTGCGCTGGTGACCTCGGTCGCCGGTGCGGTCGCGGATCTGCGCACGCGCTGA
- the gnd gene encoding phosphogluconate dehydrogenase (NAD(+)-dependent, decarboxylating) has protein sequence MQLGMIGLGRMGANIVRRLMKDGHECVAYDVNQEAVAALAAEGASGASDLDDFAAQLQTPRVVWVMVPASLTGKVVDELAGHLESGDIIIDGGNSNYRDDVRRAAALRERGIEYIDAGTSGGVFGLERGYCLMVGGSDAAVSHIDPLLRTIAPGMGDIERTPGRTGDPAPEELGYLHCGQAGAGHFVKMVHNGIEYGIMAAIAEGLNLLENADAGVREAEHSAEIAPLEEPEFYQFDIDTAKVTELWRRGSVISSWLLDLTATALNENPHLDGLAGRVSDSGEGRWTVKAAIDVGVPVPVLAASLFERFASRDEDQFANQVLSAMRMQFGGHKELPAGDVLEAGGRKSDAG, from the coding sequence ATGCAACTGGGAATGATCGGACTCGGCCGGATGGGCGCGAACATCGTGCGCCGCCTGATGAAGGACGGCCACGAGTGCGTGGCATACGACGTGAACCAGGAGGCCGTGGCGGCGCTCGCCGCGGAGGGCGCATCAGGGGCATCCGATCTCGATGACTTCGCCGCCCAGCTGCAGACGCCACGCGTCGTCTGGGTCATGGTGCCCGCCTCGCTGACCGGCAAGGTCGTCGACGAACTGGCGGGGCACCTGGAATCCGGCGACATCATCATCGACGGCGGCAACTCGAACTACCGCGACGACGTGCGTCGCGCGGCGGCGCTGCGCGAGCGCGGCATCGAGTACATCGACGCCGGCACCAGCGGTGGCGTGTTCGGACTCGAGCGCGGGTACTGCCTGATGGTCGGCGGATCGGATGCTGCCGTCTCGCACATCGATCCGCTGCTGCGCACCATCGCGCCGGGCATGGGCGACATCGAGCGGACCCCTGGGCGCACCGGCGATCCCGCACCGGAGGAACTCGGCTACCTGCACTGCGGCCAGGCGGGAGCCGGGCACTTCGTGAAGATGGTGCACAACGGCATCGAGTACGGCATCATGGCCGCGATCGCCGAGGGGCTGAACCTGCTCGAGAACGCGGACGCCGGGGTGCGCGAGGCCGAGCACTCCGCCGAGATCGCCCCTCTCGAGGAGCCGGAGTTCTACCAGTTCGACATCGACACCGCGAAGGTCACCGAGCTGTGGCGCCGCGGATCGGTGATCTCGTCGTGGCTGCTCGATCTGACCGCGACGGCGCTGAACGAGAACCCCCACCTCGACGGCCTCGCGGGGCGCGTGTCGGACTCCGGCGAGGGTCGCTGGACTGTCAAGGCCGCGATCGACGTGGGCGTTCCGGTTCCGGTGCTGGCGGCATCGCTGTTCGAGCGCTTCGCGTCACGCGACGAGGACCAGTTCGCCAACCAGGTGCTCTCCGCGATGCGGATGCAGTTCGGCGGTCACAAGGAGCTCCCGGCCGGCGACGTGCTCGAGGCTGGCGGCCGCAAGTCCGACGCGGGCTGA
- a CDS encoding metal-sensitive transcriptional regulator: MSSTQASAEEIRKVVNRLKRARGQLSAVIDAMEDEADCRDVVLQLAAVGKAIDRAGFTVISTALRNCVTDAEQGRAAEDDGAPTVAELEKLFLTLA; the protein is encoded by the coding sequence ATGAGCAGCACCCAGGCTTCAGCAGAAGAGATCCGCAAGGTCGTCAACCGGCTCAAGCGGGCGCGCGGCCAGCTCAGCGCGGTGATCGACGCCATGGAGGACGAGGCCGACTGCCGCGACGTCGTGCTGCAGCTGGCCGCCGTCGGCAAGGCCATCGACCGCGCCGGTTTCACGGTCATCAGCACAGCACTGCGCAACTGCGTGACGGATGCTGAGCAGGGCAGGGCCGCGGAAGACGATGGTGCCCCGACCGTCGCAGAGCTCGAGAAGCTCTTCCTCACACTCGCCTGA